Proteins encoded within one genomic window of Bradyrhizobium sp. AZCC 1719:
- a CDS encoding CmpA/NrtA family ABC transporter substrate-binding protein: MTTPLHIGFIPLVDAAALIIAVDKGFTAAEGLDVTLVREVSWSNVRDKLNIGMFDAAHLLAPVAIASSLGLGHVKVPIVAPFNLGLNGNAITVSPALHAAIMSEIDGDPLDPMATALALARVVAARRKSGAEPLTFGMTFPFSTHNYQLRFWMAAGGVDPDEDVRLVVLPPPYMVDSLANGHVDAFCVGAPWNSVAVDLGVGHILHFVSDILVRAAEKVLAVRQSWSEKNPNALAALIRAAAHAAEYIEDPGNRAETAHVLARPERLGVGAEVIQRTLDGRLKISPDGQRRESGRYLLVGREGAGRPDPAQAAWLYAQMVRWGQTEMRPDALRTAMAVFRPELYDAAMGRPGTAPGAPGAIGAFAGPAFDPADIAGHLAAFKIGHWKP; the protein is encoded by the coding sequence ATGACGACACCGCTGCATATCGGCTTCATTCCCCTGGTCGACGCCGCCGCGCTGATCATCGCCGTCGACAAGGGCTTTACGGCCGCCGAAGGGCTCGATGTCACGCTGGTGCGCGAAGTGTCGTGGTCCAACGTCCGCGACAAGCTCAATATCGGCATGTTCGACGCGGCGCATCTGCTGGCGCCGGTGGCGATCGCCTCGAGCCTGGGCTTGGGCCACGTCAAGGTGCCGATCGTTGCGCCATTCAATCTGGGCCTCAATGGCAACGCGATCACGGTATCGCCGGCGCTGCACGCCGCAATCATGAGCGAGATCGATGGCGATCCGCTCGATCCCATGGCCACCGCACTGGCGCTCGCCCGCGTCGTTGCCGCCAGGCGCAAGAGCGGCGCGGAACCGCTGACGTTCGGCATGACGTTCCCGTTCTCCACCCACAATTACCAGCTCCGGTTCTGGATGGCGGCGGGCGGTGTCGATCCCGATGAGGATGTTCGCCTCGTGGTGCTGCCGCCGCCCTACATGGTGGACAGCCTCGCCAATGGCCATGTCGATGCGTTCTGCGTCGGCGCGCCTTGGAACTCGGTCGCGGTCGATCTCGGCGTCGGCCACATCCTGCATTTCGTCTCCGATATTTTGGTGCGCGCGGCCGAAAAGGTTCTCGCGGTCAGACAGAGCTGGTCGGAAAAGAATCCGAACGCGCTGGCTGCGCTGATCCGGGCGGCTGCCCACGCCGCCGAATACATCGAGGATCCCGGAAACCGCGCCGAGACCGCCCATGTCCTGGCGCGGCCCGAACGGCTCGGCGTCGGCGCCGAGGTGATCCAACGCACCCTCGACGGCCGACTGAAGATTTCACCGGACGGCCAGCGGCGCGAAAGCGGCCGCTACCTGCTGGTCGGGCGCGAAGGGGCGGGCCGGCCCGATCCGGCGCAGGCGGCCTGGCTTTACGCCCAAATGGTGCGCTGGGGACAGACCGAGATGCGGCCCGATGCGCTGCGGACCGCCATGGCGGTCTTCAGGCCCGAACTCTACGACGCCGCCATGGGACGTCCGGGGACGGCTCCCGGCGCGCCTGGTGCCATCGGCGCCTTTGCCGGCCCCGCATTCGACCCTGCTGATATCGCCGGGCATCTGGCGGCTTTCAAAATTGGGCATTGGAAGCCGTAA
- a CDS encoding NirA family protein, with translation MKIEPITVDFTDEQKRYLEGFTAGLQISRVGRGLGNAGKANAEPTGPDAAHIKAQDKVTAAGKKLADQEKFKREEHPFDAYPRLKQQALDNAPPNLADNFRWRYYGLFYVAPAQDSYMCRLRIPNGILKHWQFSGLADLTERLCGPFCHVTTRANLQVREIPPKHAVALIEGIQDLGLCSRGTGADNIRNVTGTPTAGIDPQELIDTREYAREWHYHILNDRSLYGLPRKFNVAFDGAGKIAVLEDTNDIAFTAVEVKDGFGAEPGIWFRLGIGGITGHKDFAKYSDIIVKPADATRVADAIVRIFIELGDRTNRNKARLKYVLDGMGHEKFHALVEERLGKPFTRVRPEALAPRPASDRTAHIGVHRQKQEGLNWIGVSLPLGKITCEQMRGLAKIAQDLGDGDIRLTVWQNLLIPGVRDENIELAVAAIKAIGLAVEASQIRAGLIACTGNAGCRFAAANTKRHAAEIGDWCEPRVNIETPINIHVTGCHHSCAQHYISDIGLIAAKVDIGEDADPVEGYHLFTGGGFGPEADVGQEVYRDLKAEDAPRTVEKLLKAYLRHRASSDETFLTFARRHDGETLRKLADAQVTDAQVTDAQVSS, from the coding sequence ATGAAAATCGAACCGATCACAGTCGACTTTACCGACGAGCAGAAGCGTTACCTAGAAGGCTTTACCGCAGGCTTGCAGATCAGCCGGGTCGGGCGCGGCCTCGGTAACGCGGGAAAGGCGAATGCCGAACCGACGGGGCCGGATGCCGCCCATATCAAGGCGCAGGACAAGGTCACAGCCGCCGGCAAGAAGCTCGCCGATCAGGAGAAGTTCAAGCGTGAGGAGCATCCGTTCGATGCCTATCCCCGGCTGAAGCAGCAGGCGCTCGACAACGCGCCGCCGAACCTCGCGGATAATTTCCGCTGGCGCTATTACGGCCTGTTCTACGTCGCGCCGGCGCAGGATTCCTACATGTGCCGCCTCAGGATTCCGAACGGCATCCTGAAGCACTGGCAGTTTTCGGGACTTGCCGATCTCACCGAGCGGCTGTGCGGGCCGTTCTGTCACGTCACCACGCGCGCTAACTTGCAGGTGCGCGAGATTCCGCCCAAGCATGCGGTGGCTTTGATCGAGGGCATTCAGGATCTGGGTCTCTGTTCGCGCGGCACCGGCGCGGACAATATCCGCAATGTCACGGGCACGCCGACGGCGGGTATCGATCCGCAGGAACTGATCGATACCCGCGAATATGCCCGCGAGTGGCACTACCACATCCTCAACGATCGCTCGCTGTATGGCTTGCCGCGCAAGTTCAATGTCGCCTTCGATGGCGCCGGCAAGATCGCCGTGCTGGAAGACACTAACGACATCGCGTTCACCGCGGTCGAGGTGAAGGACGGCTTTGGTGCCGAGCCCGGCATCTGGTTTCGCCTAGGGATCGGCGGCATCACGGGTCACAAGGATTTTGCCAAGTATAGCGACATCATCGTGAAGCCGGCCGATGCCACCAGGGTGGCGGATGCCATCGTGCGCATCTTCATCGAACTCGGCGATCGCACCAACCGCAACAAGGCGCGGCTGAAATATGTGCTCGATGGGATGGGGCACGAAAAATTCCACGCGCTGGTGGAGGAGCGGCTCGGCAAGCCCTTCACCCGCGTGCGGCCGGAAGCGCTCGCGCCGCGGCCGGCCTCGGATCGCACGGCGCATATCGGCGTGCACAGGCAGAAGCAGGAGGGGCTGAACTGGATCGGCGTGTCGCTGCCGCTCGGCAAGATCACGTGCGAGCAGATGCGAGGGCTGGCCAAAATCGCGCAGGATCTTGGCGACGGCGATATCCGCCTGACGGTGTGGCAGAACCTGCTGATCCCGGGCGTGCGTGACGAGAACATCGAGCTCGCGGTCGCCGCGATCAAGGCGATCGGGCTTGCGGTCGAGGCTTCGCAAATTCGGGCCGGCCTGATCGCCTGCACCGGCAATGCCGGCTGCCGATTTGCGGCGGCGAATACCAAGCGCCATGCCGCCGAAATCGGCGACTGGTGCGAGCCACGCGTCAACATCGAGACGCCGATCAACATCCACGTCACCGGCTGCCACCATTCCTGCGCGCAGCATTACATCAGCGATATCGGCCTGATCGCCGCGAAAGTGGATATTGGCGAAGATGCCGATCCCGTCGAAGGCTATCATCTCTTCACTGGCGGCGGCTTCGGACCCGAAGCCGATGTCGGGCAGGAGGTCTATCGCGACCTCAAGGCCGAGGATGCGCCGAGGACGGTCGAGAAACTGCTGAAGGCCTATCTCAGGCACCGCGCATCATCAGATGAAACGTTCCTGACCTTTGCGCGCCGCCATGACGGCGAGACGCTGCGCAAGCTGGCCGATGCCCAAGTCACTGACGCTCAAGTCACTGACGCTCAGGTGTCCTCATGA
- a CDS encoding sulfite reductase subunit alpha has protein sequence MNQITPPPKVEIIPSNAPFSEAQRSWLNGFFAGLLSDATPLSAEQGAEVMQGAAGDGDDGEAPWHDQTMPIAERMKLAEGRPLRRRMMAAMAQQDCGQCGYDCHNYSEAIANKSEARLNLCVPGGKETARMLKSLYEEIDKAPATPSSAPAAAAAAVVPTAPGEPGRSRDNPANAKFLSRRLLNGKGSEKETWHIEFDLSGCHLDYVVGDSFGIFARNDIGLVDQIIALLGASHTTEVRGKTLREVLRDDVSLSPAPDSLFELISYLTGGALREKARALAQGEDPDGDAATLDVMAVLQKFSRIRPHPEAFVEALEPLQPRLYSISSSHNATPGKLSLTVDCVRYVVNKRRRLGLASTFLAERINPGDEVKIYVQKAHGFALPQDPKTPIIMVGPGTGIAPFRAFLLDRRATGAPGKNWLFFGHQRSDCDFFYADELNAMKTSGLLTRLSLAWSRDGEKKFYVQDRMREVGREVWTWLAEGAHVYICGDAKRMAKDVERALVDIVAQFGARTTDEAVSFVGELKKKGRFQQDVY, from the coding sequence ATGAATCAGATCACGCCTCCACCCAAGGTCGAGATCATTCCCTCGAACGCGCCATTCTCGGAAGCGCAGCGCTCCTGGCTGAACGGGTTCTTTGCCGGGCTCCTGTCCGATGCGACGCCGTTGTCGGCCGAACAAGGCGCTGAAGTCATGCAGGGCGCGGCCGGCGATGGCGATGACGGCGAAGCGCCGTGGCACGACCAGACCATGCCGATCGCCGAACGGATGAAGCTGGCCGAAGGCCGGCCATTGCGGCGGCGGATGATGGCGGCAATGGCACAGCAGGACTGCGGTCAGTGCGGCTACGACTGCCATAACTATTCCGAAGCGATTGCGAACAAGAGCGAAGCGCGACTCAACCTCTGCGTCCCCGGCGGCAAGGAAACCGCGCGGATGCTGAAGTCGCTCTATGAGGAGATCGACAAGGCGCCGGCTACGCCGTCATCGGCGCCTGCGGCAGCGGCGGCTGCGGTTGTGCCGACGGCTCCAGGCGAACCTGGCCGCTCGCGCGACAATCCCGCAAACGCAAAGTTCCTGTCGCGGCGACTGCTCAACGGCAAGGGCTCGGAGAAGGAGACCTGGCATATCGAGTTCGATCTCTCCGGGTGTCACCTCGACTATGTCGTGGGCGATTCGTTCGGCATCTTCGCGCGCAACGACATTGGCCTCGTCGACCAGATCATCGCGCTCTTGGGCGCATCGCATACGACGGAGGTGAGGGGAAAGACGCTGCGTGAAGTATTGCGCGACGACGTCTCACTGTCGCCGGCGCCGGATTCACTGTTCGAGTTGATCTCGTATCTGACCGGCGGCGCGCTGCGCGAAAAGGCGCGTGCGCTGGCGCAGGGCGAGGATCCCGATGGCGACGCGGCAACGCTCGACGTCATGGCAGTATTGCAGAAATTCTCCCGCATCCGTCCGCATCCCGAGGCCTTTGTCGAGGCGCTGGAGCCGTTGCAACCACGGCTCTACTCGATCTCGTCGTCGCACAATGCGACGCCCGGAAAGCTGTCGCTGACGGTGGACTGCGTGCGCTATGTGGTCAACAAGCGTCGCCGTTTGGGCCTGGCCTCGACATTCCTTGCCGAGCGCATCAATCCCGGCGACGAGGTCAAGATCTATGTACAGAAGGCCCATGGCTTCGCGCTGCCGCAAGACCCGAAGACGCCAATCATCATGGTCGGCCCCGGGACGGGTATCGCGCCGTTCCGCGCCTTCCTGCTCGATCGCCGCGCCACCGGCGCCCCCGGCAAGAACTGGCTGTTCTTTGGCCATCAGCGCAGCGATTGCGATTTCTTCTATGCTGACGAACTCAATGCGATGAAGACCTCGGGCCTCTTGACGCGGTTGTCGCTGGCGTGGTCGCGCGATGGCGAGAAGAAATTTTACGTGCAGGATCGCATGCGCGAGGTTGGCCGCGAGGTATGGACCTGGCTTGCCGAAGGCGCCCATGTCTACATCTGCGGCGATGCCAAGCGGATGGCCAAGGACGTCGAGCGCGCGCTGGTCGACATCGTCGCGCAGTTCGGCGCCCGAACCACCGACGAGGCCGTCAGCTTCGTCGGGGAACTCAAGAAGAAGGGCCGGTTCCAGCAGGACGTTTACTAA